gaagagaagaaaaagtttTGGCAACAGCCAGGAGacgtggaaggttttggacaagcCTTTATAATTTCTGAAAACCAAAAACTCGATTGGGTTGACATGTTCTTCTTGAATACCCTTCCTGTCCAAATGAGGAGGCCTCACCTATTTCCAAATCTCCCTTCTCCTTTCAGGTCCTCTCGTTatctcaaatatatatatgtttgtgaTTTTGTGCAATATGAACGGgaatgcatgcatgaatatatcgaagagtaatgttatttagttaaaaaaaaaaaaaaaaaacctgacgTTATTTGTTGACAATCTCATTGATACAGGTGAGTACCACATACAGACTCACTTTCATTATAACAAATATTAACCTTTTGTGTCTGAATACAGTGCATTATGGGCATTTAGGTATTCAATTCCTTACTAAGCTCTGGTATCGAATTAGAATTTTATATTGGGCCTTTTTATGAGGTAAATTGTCTTAAATCTTTGGAATCTATACCCATAGGTACGCTAAATATTCAAAGAATGTATTCACAACAATGTACTATACTCTACGTACCTATGTGTATATTCATGATGACCGCCATGGTCGAATTCTAATTATGGCACCAATGTCTATTAAAAAAACCATCGACATTAATCCAATTTTCTATTCCATAATTTAATCGAGTATTTTGCAAATATTTTAATCAAATAATAATCCTTTATTTTGTAGCTAGGTAATTTATTTTACATGCATTATtatattgggcacattttattattataacatATGTACCAATAATagataattttgaataaaaaccattacttcattttgtaggtaaattatttttcatgtattgtgGCATATATTGAGCCCATTTTATTATAATATGTAAGTacaaataatttacctatatttttaTAATGCAGAGAGACCTTAGAAACTTACTCATTGGAACTGAAAAACCTAGCCATGACTATCCTATCACACATGGAAAAAGCTTTGCAGATGGAAACCAAGGAAGTGACCAAGTTATTTGAAGATGGACTGCAAGCGACGAGGATGAACTATTACCCTCCATGTCCTCAGCCGGAGGCAGTCATCGGTCTGACCCCTCACTCTGATCCTGTAGGCCTCACCGTCCTCCTACAAGTCAATGAAATGGATGGTCTCCAAGTAAAGAGAGATGGGATTTGGGTTCCTATTAAGCCACTTCCATATGCATTTGTTGTGAATATTGGAGACATTCTAGAGGTAATGATATTCACTGGTAACTTTAACCTTTTGAATATTATCTTGCTAGATCGATACATAGAAGAAAATGTTATCCCACAGTCAAATTCATACAattgatcatatatatataaatttcatgTTCAAAACTAATTTTACACTGTAAGGTTAGTGTTTACTTATATGCATGTATGCATGGCAGATTCTAACAAATGGGACGTATCGTAGCATTGAGCATCGTGCAACTGTGAACTCTGTAAAAGAAAGACTCTCAATCGCCGCATTTCACAGCCCTAGATTTGGTGGTGAAATTGGCCCGGCCTCTAGCTTGATGACAGAACAAACACCAGCAGCATGTACAAGGGTGCGAGTTGAAGAATATTTCAAAGCCTTATTTGAACGTAAGCTTATTGGAAAGTCTTTTCTTGATGAACTGAAGATAAAGCATGATGGTGAGCAGTAGAGAACTGCTCAACTACATGCGACTTTCTGATGACAAGAAAACGGTGTATGTTGTATAACTATATGCCCAAGTAAGTACCTAAGTtgtaattggaaaaaaaaaaaaagtacctaAGTTGTAATAACATGCATATAGAGAGGTAGGGCCTTTTCAAGGCCGTTGTGTCCCATGTTTAAACCGTCTCCCTCCATTTAGTACAGTTTAGAGTAGTAATTTCACTAATAAAATGTTGAgtttttttacttatttaacATTGGAAGGTTTCGTACCCTGTACTCCAACCGGTGAATCCACTCACCCTCGCCACTAGGGTCCACTAGGCACTAGGCTAACCCTAGTGGCTTACTTGTGATTTCTTTATCATTAGTCTATTCCACCCGTCACTCTATAGTACTCATCACATGACCAAGTTTCTGGGACAACACTCAAGATTTTGCCCTCAAACTTCCATTAGTCAATGTTCATCCAGGATTAGAAAATAACACTTGATTATTATTAATACCCAATAGTGCATACA
This window of the Malus domestica chromosome 03, GDT2T_hap1 genome carries:
- the LOC103408047 gene encoding protein SRG1-like, giving the protein MQRTQKPTMEEKATAGKSMYGGSLLVPSVQELVKKPIVKIPPRYIQPHHQDGNYQEHDMNINSEHLADQIPSIDMHKLLSQESTKSEAELARLHFACKEWGFFQLVKHGVSSSLLEKMKTETQEFFNLPMEEKKKFWQQPGDVEGFGQAFIISENQKLDWVDMFFLNTLPVQMRRPHLFPNLPSPFRETLETYSLELKNLAMTILSHMEKALQMETKEVTKLFEDGLQATRMNYYPPCPQPEAVIGLTPHSDPVGLTVLLQVNEMDGLQVKRDGIWVPIKPLPYAFVVNIGDILEILTNGTYRSIEHRATVNSVKERLSIAAFHSPRFGGEIGPASSLMTEQTPAACTRVRVEEYFKALFERKLIGKSFLDELKIKHDGEQ